The region CATACCGGCATTCTTATCAAGAGAGGGGGAGGGACTGGCCCGATGAACCCTCAGCAACCTGGCCCGCGGCCAAGGTGCTAAATCCAGACAGGCGGAAGCCTGGAAGATAAGAAGAAGCGAATGAAAAGTCTTCTTCTTAGAAGGCTTTTTTCTTTTACTACGGAGAAACGGGGGAATGGAACGTGGGATTGCTGGATGAGTTGAAAGAACGCATTCTCATCGCTGACGGAGCGATGGGGACGCTTCTATATTCGCACGGCATCGACCGTTGTTTTGAAGAATTGAATCTATCCAATCCAGATGAAATCGTTCACATTCACGAGGCGTATATCGCCGCGGGCGCCGATGTCATTCAGACGAATACATACGGCGCCAACTATGTGAAACTCGCCCGCTACGGCTTGCAAGACGATGTGCCGGCGATAAATCGCGCCGCTGTAAGGCTGGCGAAACAAGCGGCGAACGGACGGGCATACGTGCTTGGAACGATCGGGGGGCTGCGCACGTTAAACAAAAGCGTCGTCACGCTCGAAGAAGTGAAGCGGACGTTTCGCGAGCAGCTGTTTGTGTTGCTAGCGGAAGGGGTTGATGGCGTACTGCTCGAAACGTATTACGATTTGGAAGAGTTGGAGGCAGTGCTTGCCATCGCCCGCAAAGAGACCGACTTGCCGATTATCGCTCACGTCTCGCTTCATGAAGTCGGCGTCTTACAAGATGGCACGCCGCTCGCGGACGCCCTTGCCCGCCTAGAGGCGCTCGGGGCCGATGTCGTCGGACTGAACTGTCGTCTCGGTCCGTATCATATGCTTCGGTCGCTCGAGGAAGTGCCGCTGCCAAAGCAGGCGTTTTTGTCGGCGTATCCGAACGCCAGCCTTCCGGATTACCGCGACGGCCGGCTTGTCTATGAGACGAACGCTGAATATTTCGAGGAAACGGCCAAAGCGTTCCGCGACCAAGGGGTGCGCTTGATTGGCGGGTGCTGCGGTACGACGCCGAAACATATTGAAGTGATGGCGAAAGCGCTCTCCGACCGAACGCCAGTGACGGAAAAAACGGTGAAACGGCGCGCCACCTCTGTATCTGTTTCCGCTGACATCCCGTCAGCGGCCACGCCGCTTCCCGAGCTCGCCCGCACGCGCCGCTCGGTCATCGTCGAGCTCGATCCGCCGAAAAAGCTCGGCATTGACGAGTTTCTCACTGGGGCGAAGGCGCTCCATGACGCCGGCATCGACGCGCTGACGTTGGCTGACAACTCGCTCGCCACACCGCGCATCAGCAACGCCGCTGTCGCCACGATCATCAAGGAGCGGCTCGGCGTCCGCCCGCTTGTGCATATTACATGCCGCGATCGCAATTTGATCGGCTTGCAGTCGCATTTGATGGGCTTGCATACGCTCGGCATCACCGACGTGCTCGCCATTACCGGCGATCCGTCGAAAATCGGCGACTTCCCAGGGGCGACGTCGGTGTATGATTTATCATCGTTCGATTTGATCCGCTTGATCCGCCAGTTTAACGAAGGGCTGTCGTACTCGGGCAAACCGCTTGGGCAAAAAACGAACTTCTCGATCGGCGCTGCGTTCAACCCGAACGTCCGCCATTTGGACAAAGCGGTCGAGCGGATGGAGAAAAAAATTCAGTGCGGCGCTCACTACTTCTTGACCCAACCAGTTTACTCGGAAGAAAAAATCGTACAAATGTACGAGGCGACGAAACACCTTGACACGCCGATTTACATCGGCATTATGCCGCTTGTGAGCGCGCGCAACGCCGAGTTTTTGCATCATGAAGTGCCAGGGATCACCCTTTCCGATGAGATTCGCGCCCGCATGGCCGCCTGCGGCGGCGACCCGGTGCAAGCAGCCAAGGAAGGCATCGCCATCGCCAAATCGCTCATTGACGCTGCGTTCGATTTGTTTAACGGCATTTATTTGATCACGCCGTTTTTGCGCTATGACATGACGGTCGAGCTTGTCCGCTACATTCACGAAAAAGAAGCGGCCCTGAAAGAAAGGAAGGTTGTTCATGGCTAAGGTCTCCTTAGAACAGCAGCTGAAGAAAAAAATTCTTGTCATCGACGGCGCCATGGGCACGATGATCCAAAGCGCGAATTTATCGGCCGCCGACTTTGGCGGCGAGGCGTATGAAGGGTGCAACGAATATTTGACATTGACCGCCCCGCATGTCATCCGCGGCATCCATGAAGCGTATTTAGGAGCGGGCGCCGATATCATCGAAACGAACACGTTCGGGGCGACACGCATCGTGCTGGATGAATACGGCCTGGGTCATTTAGCGCTTGAGCTGAACATCGAAGCGGCCAAGCTCGCCAAACAAGCAGCGGAATCGTTTTCGACGCCGGACTGGCCGCGCTTTGTCGCCGGTTCGATGGGCCCGACGACGAAAACGTTGTCGGTTACAGGCGGGGCGACGTTTGATGAGCTTGTCGCCGCCTACGAAGAACAGGTGCGTGGGCTGTTGTTGGGCGGCGTCGACCTTCTTCTGCTCGAGACGTGCCAAGATACACTCAATGTCAAAGCCGGTTTTCTCGGCATTTCGAAGGCGTTTGAGGCGGTCGGCCGCCGCGTTCCGCTCATGATTTCCGGCACGATCGAACCGATGGGCACGACGCTTGCCGGGCAGGCGATCGATGCGTTTTTCATCTCAGTGCGCCATATGAAGCCGATCGCCGTCGGCTTAAACTGCGCGACCGGCCCGGAGTTTATGACCGACCATTTGCGCACGCTCGCCTCGCTTGCGGATACGGCGGTCAGCTGTTACCCGAACGCCGGTCTGCCGGATGAGGAAGGCCGCTACCATGAAACACCGGACATGCTGGCGGAGAAAATCCGCCGCTTTGCCGAAAAGGGATGGATCAACATCGTCGGCGGGTGCTGCGGCACGACGCCCGACCATATTCGCGCCATTGCCGAAGCGGTGCGTGATCTTCCACCGCGGGCAATCCCGTCTTCGTTTGATGTGCACGCCGTCTCGGGCATCGATGCGCTCATTTATGATAAAACGATGCGCCCTCTCTTTGTCGGCGAGCGGACAAACGTCATCGGTTCGCGCAAATTCAAGCGCCTCATCGCCGAAGGCAAGTACGAAGAAGCGGCGGAAATCGCCCGTGCCCAAGTGAAAAACGGCGCCCATGTCATCGACATTTGCTTGGCCGACCCGGACCGCGACGAACTCTATGACATGGAACAGTTCGTCCGCGAAGTCGTGAAAAAAGTGAAAGTGCCGCTCGTCATCGACTCGACCGACGAGCGCGTCATTGAACGGGCCCTCACCTACTCGCAAGGGAAAGCGATCATCAATTCGATCAACTTAGAAGACGGTGAGGAGCGGTTTGCGAAAGTCGTTCCTCTCTTGCACCAATACGGCGCCGCCGTCGTCGTCGGCACGATCGATGAACAAGGGATGGCCGTCACCGCAGAGCGGAAACTTGAGATCGCCTTGCGTTCGTATGACTTGCTGGTGAACCGCTACGGCGTCCCAGCGCGCGACATCATTTTCGACCCGCTCGTCTTCCCGGTCGGCACTGGCGATGAGCAATACATCGGCGCGGCGAAAGAAACGATCGAAGGCATCCGCCTCATTAAAGAGCAGCTGCCCGAGTGCTTGACGATGCTCGGCATCAGCAACGTCTCGTTCGGCTTGCCGCCGGCCGGACGCGAGGTGCTCAACTCCGTCTTTTTATACTATTGCACGCAAGCCGGGCTCGATTACGCCATCGTCAACACCGAGAAACTGGAGCGTTTTGCCTCGATTCCGGAAGAGGAAGTGCGGATGGCCGAGGCTCTGCTGTTCGATACAAACGACGAAACGTTAAACGCCTTTATCGAATTTTACCGAAGCAAAATCACCGCCGCCAAACCGGCGCAGACGAACTTGAGCTTGGAAGAGCGGCTTGCCCGCTACGTCATTGAAGGGTCGAAAGACGGGCTCATTCCCGATTTGGAAAAGGCGCTTGAGATCTACTCCGATCCGCTGTCGATCATCAACGGCCCGCTTATGGCCGGCATGGATGAAGTCGGGCGGCTGTTCAACAACAACCAGCTCATCGTCGCCGAAGTGCTGCAAAGCGCGGAAGTGATGAAAGCGGCCGTCGCCTTTTTAGAGCCGTATATGGAAAAGAAAGAAGGAAGCACAAAAGGAAAAGTCATTCTCGCCACCGTCAAAGGCGATGTCCATGACATCGGCAAAAACTTGGTCGACATCATTCTAAGCAACAACGGCTACGAGGTGATCGACCTCGGCATTAAAGTCGCCCCGCAGCAACTCATTGAAGCGGTGCGCGAACATCAACCGGACATCATCGGGCTGTCGGGCCTGCTCGTCAAATCGGCCCAGCAGATGGTCGTCACCGCCCAAGATTTGCGGCAAGCGGGCATCTCGATCCCGATTTTGGTCGGCGGCGCCGCCTTGACGCGCAAGTTTACGGAAAACAAAATCGCGCCCGAATATGACGGCATCGTCTTGTACGCAAAAGACGCCATGGACGGGCTCGCGCTCGCCAACCAAATCCAGCAAGGCGAGATCGACTACACAAAAAAAGAAGCGGCCGAAAGCGAGCCAGCGCGGCCAACGGCGGTCGCCACCGCAGTCAAATCGAACGTCTCGACCGATGTGCCGGTCTACGTCCCGGCGGACCTCAACCGCCACGTGCTGCGAAATGTGCCGCTTGACCACATTCTGCCGTACGTCAACTGGCAAATGGTGCTCGGACACCACCTCGGCTTGAAAGGAAAGGTGAAACGGCTGCTTGAGGAGAAAGACGAAAAAGCGTTGGCGTTAAAAGCGGTCGTCGACGAACTCATCGCCGAAGCGAAAGATCATCACTGGATTCAGCCCGCTGGCGTCTACCGCTTCTTCCCGGCGCAAAGCGACGGCAACCGGGTATACATTTACGATCCGTCCGACCGGCAAACAGCGCTTGAAACGTTTGACTTTCCGCGTCAGCCGAGGCCGCCGTACCTTTGCCTTGCCGATTACTTGAAATCAAAAGAAAGCGGCGAAATGGATTACGTTGGCTTGTTCGCCGTCACCGCCGGGCATGGCGTCCGCGAACTCGCCCAGCGTTGGAAAGACGAAGGCGAATTTTTGAAAAGCCACGCCATCCAAGCGCTGGCGCTCGAGATTGCCGAAGGATTTGCCGAACGAATCCATCAAATTATGCGCGACCGCTGGGGCTTCCCGGACGATCCAGATTTCACGATGGAAGAGCGCTTCGCCGCCAAATACCAAGGCCAGCGCTACTCGTTCGGCTACCCGGCCTGTCCGAACTTGGAAGATCAGGAGAAACTGTTCCGTCTCCTTCATCCGGAAGACATCGGCATCCGCCTCACCGACGGCTATATGATGGAGCCCGAAGCATCGGTTTCGGCGATCGTCTTCGCCCAT is a window of Geobacillus kaustophilus DNA encoding:
- the metH gene encoding methionine synthase, giving the protein MAKVSLEQQLKKKILVIDGAMGTMIQSANLSAADFGGEAYEGCNEYLTLTAPHVIRGIHEAYLGAGADIIETNTFGATRIVLDEYGLGHLALELNIEAAKLAKQAAESFSTPDWPRFVAGSMGPTTKTLSVTGGATFDELVAAYEEQVRGLLLGGVDLLLLETCQDTLNVKAGFLGISKAFEAVGRRVPLMISGTIEPMGTTLAGQAIDAFFISVRHMKPIAVGLNCATGPEFMTDHLRTLASLADTAVSCYPNAGLPDEEGRYHETPDMLAEKIRRFAEKGWINIVGGCCGTTPDHIRAIAEAVRDLPPRAIPSSFDVHAVSGIDALIYDKTMRPLFVGERTNVIGSRKFKRLIAEGKYEEAAEIARAQVKNGAHVIDICLADPDRDELYDMEQFVREVVKKVKVPLVIDSTDERVIERALTYSQGKAIINSINLEDGEERFAKVVPLLHQYGAAVVVGTIDEQGMAVTAERKLEIALRSYDLLVNRYGVPARDIIFDPLVFPVGTGDEQYIGAAKETIEGIRLIKEQLPECLTMLGISNVSFGLPPAGREVLNSVFLYYCTQAGLDYAIVNTEKLERFASIPEEEVRMAEALLFDTNDETLNAFIEFYRSKITAAKPAQTNLSLEERLARYVIEGSKDGLIPDLEKALEIYSDPLSIINGPLMAGMDEVGRLFNNNQLIVAEVLQSAEVMKAAVAFLEPYMEKKEGSTKGKVILATVKGDVHDIGKNLVDIILSNNGYEVIDLGIKVAPQQLIEAVREHQPDIIGLSGLLVKSAQQMVVTAQDLRQAGISIPILVGGAALTRKFTENKIAPEYDGIVLYAKDAMDGLALANQIQQGEIDYTKKEAAESEPARPTAVATAVKSNVSTDVPVYVPADLNRHVLRNVPLDHILPYVNWQMVLGHHLGLKGKVKRLLEEKDEKALALKAVVDELIAEAKDHHWIQPAGVYRFFPAQSDGNRVYIYDPSDRQTALETFDFPRQPRPPYLCLADYLKSKESGEMDYVGLFAVTAGHGVRELAQRWKDEGEFLKSHAIQALALEIAEGFAERIHQIMRDRWGFPDDPDFTMEERFAAKYQGQRYSFGYPACPNLEDQEKLFRLLHPEDIGIRLTDGYMMEPEASVSAIVFAHPEARYFNVL
- a CDS encoding bifunctional homocysteine S-methyltransferase/methylenetetrahydrofolate reductase, translating into MGLLDELKERILIADGAMGTLLYSHGIDRCFEELNLSNPDEIVHIHEAYIAAGADVIQTNTYGANYVKLARYGLQDDVPAINRAAVRLAKQAANGRAYVLGTIGGLRTLNKSVVTLEEVKRTFREQLFVLLAEGVDGVLLETYYDLEELEAVLAIARKETDLPIIAHVSLHEVGVLQDGTPLADALARLEALGADVVGLNCRLGPYHMLRSLEEVPLPKQAFLSAYPNASLPDYRDGRLVYETNAEYFEETAKAFRDQGVRLIGGCCGTTPKHIEVMAKALSDRTPVTEKTVKRRATSVSVSADIPSAATPLPELARTRRSVIVELDPPKKLGIDEFLTGAKALHDAGIDALTLADNSLATPRISNAAVATIIKERLGVRPLVHITCRDRNLIGLQSHLMGLHTLGITDVLAITGDPSKIGDFPGATSVYDLSSFDLIRLIRQFNEGLSYSGKPLGQKTNFSIGAAFNPNVRHLDKAVERMEKKIQCGAHYFLTQPVYSEEKIVQMYEATKHLDTPIYIGIMPLVSARNAEFLHHEVPGITLSDEIRARMAACGGDPVQAAKEGIAIAKSLIDAAFDLFNGIYLITPFLRYDMTVELVRYIHEKEAALKERKVVHG